A window from Sebastes fasciatus isolate fSebFas1 chromosome 22, fSebFas1.pri, whole genome shotgun sequence encodes these proteins:
- the LOC141760657 gene encoding uncharacterized protein LOC141760657 → MLRCLCALIGLAVSSGAPVINGSSVLNISSMPITYYGKKYEQVYVSFTNDHTTFCFDGYYDPPTRQDCLVAAPAAVTLFAYEFIQANPTSTVLQAIPSITSAFVGKVVISVKLDTFHRFEFLNCGTEAGLFLDGPVGLVDLLVNGITVDTLKVNSTEGAVFDISGCRHSGFVYKRGQVFADRDSCSFCNDSAVVVITRKCGDMERCQGNGICMLDTSCTVTGPNIIDVNNNVHIVKDRCAYSLLSTPSVPGFHVLANFRERRRKDVSFLDSVTLRLGGSGVDIHLEQGGRVRLDDTVLSLDSLAQTFHGVELSKDPTGVTATRSVSNHTISVFFDGNTAQIIFKGDGAAVVASLDGLCGNSGMSLSDALLEESASGCAVLHSGAADSTINCSMATECCNLLKEVPFTVCHNLIGPEPYIKTCIETLCRYPAVDALNCQFLEAYAGACSLNSSTYRTDALEGWRSQAGCSPPQAFCQDRICGGHEFCAEKTDGGEIGCFCRAIFASPYTSAGTLGDPTVCGPNSASVSLLGCLLEEEGIDYSSLRLKDQTCTGHMDKLTGKVTFRFDSSNSCGTEVTANNSQIIYKNTIATQNSSSDVIISREQVYIDFSCVYTQPEIKSEAFTVLDSSLIQHVMSGSWNYTLSMKAYTDAGRTRAVRLGTHVKLDQKIWVELKTDGLEGSLVAVVTDSCWATSEASPGANPRYDLITNGCGNPNDKTLKVEGNGLGTSNHFSFNMFRFSRTSGDVYLHCKVKLCPKLNQDCSPSCSGGVRGRRSSRPKYEDEATAFITMAWTN, encoded by the exons ATGCTGCGCTGCCTGTGTGCTCTCATCGGGCTGGCAG TGTCTTCAGGTGCTCCGGTAATTAATGGTTCTTCAGTGTTGAACATCAGCTCCATGCCCATCACCTATTATGGAAAGAAGTACGAGCAAGTCTAT GTGAGCTTTACGAACGACCACACGACGTTCTGTTTCGACGGCTATTACGACCCTCCAACCAGACAGGACTGCCTCGTGGCGGCTCCGGCAGCCGTGACGCTTTTTGCTTATGAATTTATTCAAGCTAATCCTACTTCTACCGTACTTCAAGCTATACCCAGCATTACGTCTGCGTTTGTCGGCAAGGTGGTTATCAGCGTGAAGCTCGACACATTT CATAGATTTGAATTCCTTAACTGCGGGACAGAAGCAGGTCTGTTTTTGGACGGGCCGGTTGGATTG GTGGATCTTCTCGTCAACGGTATCACAGTCGATACGTTGAAGGTTAATTCTACTGAAGGTGCAGTATTTGACATCAGCGGATGCAGACACTCAG GTTTTGTGTATAAACGTGGTCAAGTGTTCGCCGACAGAGACTCCTGCTCATTCTGTAATGACTCTGCAGTCGTCGTCATCACCAGAAAATGTGGCGACATGGAGCGTTGTCAAGGCAAcggcat CTGCATGTTGGACACCTCCTGCACCGTGACCGGCCCCAACATCATCGACGTTAACAACAACGTTCACATCGTCAAGGATCGCTGTGCGTACTCTCTGCTGTCCACTCCGTCAGTCCCAGGCTTCCACGTGCTGGCGAACTTCCGGGAACGCCGTCGTAAAGACGTGAGCTTTCTGGACAGCGTGACGCTGCGACTGGGCGGGTCGGGTGTCGACATCCACCTGGAACAAGGCGGGAGAGTTCGG CTGGACGACACGGTGCTGAGCCTCGACAGCTTGGCTCAGACGTTTCATGGCGTGGAGCTCTCCAAGGACCCGACTGGAGTCACCGCCACGAGGTCGGTCTCCAACCACACCATTTCTGTCTTCTTTGACGGCAACACCGCACAGATCATCTTCAAAG GAGACGGCGCTGCAGTTGTTGCGTCTCTTGATGGTTTGTGTGGAAACTCCGGGATGTCTTTGAGTGACGCGTTGCTCGAGGAAAGCGCCAGCGG CTGTGCGGTGCTGCACAGTGGTGCCGCTGACAGCACCATCAACTGCAGCATGGCGACTGAATG CTGTAACCTCCTGAAGGAGGTGCCCTTCACCGTCTGTCACAACCTCATCGGCCCAGAGCCTTACATCAAAACCTGCATTGAAACGTTGTGCAGATATCCGGCGGTGGACGCTCTCAACTGTCAGTTCCTGGAGGCGTACGCCGGAGCCTGCAGCCTGAACAGCAGCACGTACCGCACAGACGCCCTGGAGGGCTGGAGGTCGCAGGCCGGCTGCT cgcCGCCTCAGGCCTTCTGTCAGGACAGGATCTGCGGTGGTCACGAGTTCTGTGCGGAGAAGACAGACGGTGGTGAAATCGGCTGCTTCTGTCGCGCCATTTTCGCCTCCCCGTATACTTCGGCAGGCACTTTGG GTGACCCGACGGTCTGCGGGCCGAACTCTGCTTCGGTTTCTCTGCTCGGTTGTCTCCTGGAGGAAGAAGGCATCGACTACTCGTCCTTACGCCTCAAAGATCAGACCTGCACGGGTCACATGGACAAGCTGACCGGCAAGGTGACCTTCAGGTTcgacagcagcaacagctgcGGGACGGAGGTCAC GGCCAACAACAGCCAAATCATCTACAAGAACACCATCGCGACCCAGAACAGCTCCTCTGACGTCATCATTAGCCGAGAGCAGGTTTACATCGACTTCTCCTGCGTCTACACTCAGCCGGAGATCAAGTCCGAGGCCTTCACGGTCCTGGACAG CTCTTTGATCCAGCACGTCATGTCTGGATCTTGGAATTACACTCTGTCCATGAAGGCCTACACCGACGCCGGCCGCACACGAGCCGTGCGGCTCGGCACCCACGTCAAGCTGGACCAGAAGATCTGGGTGGAGCTGAAGACCGACGGGCTGGAGGGCAGCTTGGTCGCCGTGGTGACCGACTCCTGCTGGGCGACCAGCGAGGCATCGCCCGGCGCGAACCCGAGATACGACCTGATCACGAACGG CTGTGGGAACCCCAACGACAAGACGCTGAAGGTGGAGGGGAACGGGCTGGGAACGTCCAACCACTTCTCCTTCAACATGTTCCGGTTCTCAAGGACCTCCGGTGACGTCTACCTGCACTGCAAAGTCAAGCTGTGTCCCAAACTGAACCAAGACTGCAGCCCG AGCTGTAGCGGAGGAGTTCGAGGACGCAGATCTTCCAGGCCCAAATATGAAGACGAAGCCACAGCCTTCATCACCATGGCCTGGACTAATTAG
- the LOC141760660 gene encoding cyclic nucleotide-gated channel alpha-1-like, with protein sequence MAKVAPSVPSHISRLTPSTIVLHNMEEEPGEGREGDRADQRAGPGVLFNVNNSNNNEEEEEKKRKKKEKKEKKERKEKRAKEKHEKQERKEKKQKEKEEKEKIQKEKEEKEKEKKAKEEAPKEITVIDPAGNTYYHWLGVITIPVMYNWTLIIARASFEELQSDYLTFWFLVDLLCDILYICDMVFRTRTGYLEQGLLVKDEQKLRERYMKSFQFKLDLISMIPTDVMYLVLGFKYPEIRLNKLFRFNRMLEFFQRTETRTNYPNALRISNLVMYIVIIIHWNACLYYSFSKAMGFGHDRFVYPDPADPEFGRLVRKYAYSMYWSTLTLTTIGETPPPQENLEYFFVVTDFLVGVLIFATIVGNVGSMITNMNAARASFQARIDAIKQYMTFRKVTKDLEKRVIKWFDFLWTNKKAVDEREVLKYLPDKLRAEIAINVHLDTLKKVRIFADCEAGLLVELVLKLQPQVYSPGDYICKKGDIGREMYIIKEGKLAVVADDGIKQFVVLSDGSYFGEISILAIKGSKAGNRRTANIKSIGYSDLFCLSKDDLMEALTEYPDAKALLEEKGRQILMKDGLLDLEVAAQGPDPKEIEEKVDRMTSTLDILQTRYARLLAEHDAANSKLKHRVNKLEKKLAPTPET encoded by the exons ATGGCCAAAGTAGCTCCATCAGTCCCGTCCCACATCTCCAGGTTAACTCCGTCCACCATCGTTCTAcacaacatggaggaggagccAGGTGAAGGCAGGGAGGGGGACAG AGCTGATCAAAGAGCCGGACCAGGAGTTCTGTTCAACGTcaataacagcaacaacaacgaAGAAGA agaggagaagaaaagaaagaagaaagagaagaaagaaaagaaggagagaaaagagaagagggC GAAGGAGAAGCATGAGAagcaggagaggaaggagaaaaaacagaaggagaaagaggagaaggagaaaatacagaaggagaaagaggaaaaggagaaagagaagaaggccAAAGAGGAGGC TCCCAAGGAGATCACAGTGATTGATCCGGCAGGTAACACCTACTACCACTGGCTGGGTGTCATCACCATCCCCGTCATGTACAACTGGACCCTGATCATAGCCAG ggcgTCTTTCGAGGAGCTGCAGTCGGACTATTTGACATTCTGGTTCCTCGTGGACTTACTGTGTGACATCCTCTACATCTGTGACATGGTCTTCAGAACCAGAACCG gttacCTGGAGCAGGGTCTACTGGTGAAGGACGAGCAGAAGCTGCGTGAGCGCTACATGAAGAGCTTCCAGTTCAAACTGGACCTGATCTCGATGATTCCCACCGACGTGATGTACCTCGTGTTAGGCTTCAAATACCCCGAAATCCGCCTCAATAAGCTGTTCAGGTTCAACAG GATGCTGGAGTTCTTCCAGAGGACGGAGACCAGGACTAACTACCCCAACGCTCTTCGTATCTCCAACCTCGTCATGtacatcgtcatcatcatccacTGGAACGCCTGCCTCTACTACTCCTTCTCCAAGGCCATGG GTTTCGGCCATGACAGGTTTGTGTATCCCGACCCGGCAGATCCAGAGTTTGGTCGTCTGGTGAGGAAGTACGCCTACAGTATGTACTGGTCCACGCTGACGCTCACCACCATCGGAGAGACTCCGCCCCCCCAGGAGAACTTGGAGTACTTCTTCGTCGTCACTGACTTCCTG GTTGGCGTGTTGATCTTCGCCACCATCGTCGGTAACGTCGGTTCGATGATCACCAACATGAACGCCGCCAGAGCCAGCTTCCAGGCTCGCATCGACGCCATCAAACAGTACATGACCTTCCGAAAG GTAACGAAGGACCTGGAGAAGCGAGTGATCAAGTGGTTTGACTTCCTGTGGACCAATAAGAAAGCGGTGGATGAGAGGGAGGTGTTGAAGTACCTGCCAGACAAACTGAGAGCTGAGATCGCCATCAACGTCCACCTGGACACCCTCAAGAAG GTGCGTATCTTTGCGGACTGCGAGGCCGGTCTGCTGGTGGAGCTGGTGCTGAAGCTGCAGCCTCAGGTCTACAGTCCGGGAGACTACATCTGTAAGAAGGGCGACATTGGCAGAGAGATGTACATCATCAAGGAGGGAAAACTCGCCGTCGTCGCTGACGATGGCATCAAGCAGTTTGTCGTCCTGAGTGATGGAAGCTACTTTGGCGAGATCAGCATCCTGGCTATTAAAG GCAGTAAGGCGGGAAACAGGAGGACGGCCAACATCAAGAGCATCGGTTACTCCGacctcttctgtctctccaaAGACGACCTGATGGAGGCGCTGACGGAGTATCCCGACGCCAAAGCtctgctggaggagaagggacGGCAGATTCTGATGAAGGACGGTCTGCTGGACTTGGAG GTGGCGGCGCAGGGCCCCGACCCCAAAGAGATCGAGGAGAAGGTGGACAGGATGACGAGCACGCTGGACATCCTGCAGACGCGCTACGCTCGCCTGCTGGCAGAGCACGACGCCGCCAACAGCAAACTCAAACACCGAGTCAACAAGCTGGAGAAGAAGCTGGCGCCGACACCTGAGACATAG